In a single window of the Nocardiopsis composta genome:
- a CDS encoding helix-turn-helix transcriptional regulator, with translation MSEKAGAAEGRAENGRARGGRAGAAPAERIYNRIAVMRVERGVSRRSLAEALGVHYQTVGYLERGEYSPSLHLALRIAGYFGVPVEAVFSTEPFPLIGHDER, from the coding sequence GTGTCTGAGAAGGCCGGGGCCGCCGAGGGGCGGGCGGAGAACGGCCGCGCCCGGGGCGGCCGGGCGGGCGCCGCGCCCGCGGAGCGGATCTACAACCGCATCGCGGTGATGCGGGTCGAGCGGGGCGTCTCCCGGCGCAGCCTGGCCGAGGCGCTCGGCGTGCACTACCAGACCGTGGGCTACCTGGAGCGCGGCGAGTACAGCCCCAGCCTGCACCTGGCGCTGCGGATCGCCGGCTACTTCGGGGTGCCGGTGGAGGCGGTGTTCTCCACCGAGCCCTTCCCGCTCATCGGGCACGATGAGCGCTGA
- a CDS encoding class II aldolase/adducin family protein yields the protein MLLEQERRDVALTAHRLAGTGAVLGRGGAVSVRCGDLFAVTPADLPLGRIEPADCPVLSVEGGGVVEGRRGPAADTVLHTAVYRHGEAGAVVQSYGEHAAAVSAVLAELPPVHRAAARLGGAVPVAPYSVYGGGDLADQAVKALKGRQAALLACNGAVAVGGCATEAFDNVSLLEWLCGVYVEARRLGEPRVLSEDELAEVRERDRSGWAGPDPFLF from the coding sequence ATGCTTCTTGAGCAAGAGCGCAGGGACGTCGCGCTGACCGCCCACCGGCTCGCCGGCACCGGCGCGGTGCTGGGCCGGGGCGGCGCGGTGAGCGTCCGATGCGGCGACCTGTTCGCCGTCACCCCCGCCGATCTCCCGCTGGGCCGGATCGAGCCGGCCGACTGCCCGGTGCTCTCCGTCGAGGGCGGCGGGGTGGTCGAGGGCCGCCGCGGCCCGGCCGCCGACACCGTGCTGCACACCGCGGTCTACCGGCACGGCGAGGCCGGCGCGGTGGTGCAGTCCTACGGCGAGCACGCCGCCGCGGTCTCCGCGGTGCTCGCCGAACTCCCCCCGGTGCACCGCGCCGCCGCCCGGCTGGGCGGCGCCGTCCCGGTCGCCCCGTACTCCGTCTACGGCGGCGGCGACCTGGCCGACCAGGCGGTCAAGGCGCTCAAGGGCCGGCAGGCCGCCCTGCTGGCGTGCAACGGCGCGGTCGCCGTCGGCGGCTGCGCGACCGAGGCGTTCGACAACGTCTCGCTGCTGGAGTGGCTCTGCGGGGTCTACGTCGAGGCCCGCCGGCTGGGCGAGCCGCGGGTGCTCTCCGAGGACGAGCTGGCCGAGGTCCGCGAGCGCGACCGCAGCGGCTGGGCCGGCCCGGACCCGTTCCTGTTCTGA
- a CDS encoding ABC transporter permease, which produces MSGTTDRAHLVRLSIRRGRIETRGSFTDPMELFGSVMMIGIFLVVLFFQRGGEVEGTGVDTAAASLPGVIGMMVVFTGVLSTAAALSLDREDGTLLRAKALPGGMAVYLGGKIVFMVVLIGATVLLLLVPGMLLYDGTAAGVARGWPVLLGVLLLGIAATVPLGAALGSLFENPRLVNGVGMFPVMGLTAISGVFYPVTALPEWVQAIAQVFPIYWMALGMRAALLPDAMLAVEVGESWRTLETVGVLGAWTVLGMVLAPVLLRRMARRVSGAKVEAARQKAMQRV; this is translated from the coding sequence ATGAGCGGCACAACGGACCGGGCGCACCTGGTGCGGCTGAGCATCCGGCGGGGCCGGATCGAGACCCGGGGTTCGTTCACCGACCCGATGGAGCTCTTCGGCTCGGTGATGATGATCGGCATCTTCCTGGTGGTGCTCTTCTTCCAGCGCGGCGGCGAGGTGGAGGGCACCGGGGTGGACACGGCCGCGGCCTCGCTGCCCGGCGTCATCGGGATGATGGTGGTGTTCACCGGGGTCCTCAGCACGGCGGCGGCGCTCTCCCTGGACCGCGAGGACGGCACCCTGCTGCGGGCCAAGGCGCTGCCCGGCGGGATGGCGGTCTACCTCGGCGGCAAGATCGTCTTCATGGTGGTGCTGATCGGGGCCACCGTGCTCCTGCTGCTGGTCCCGGGCATGCTGCTGTACGACGGCACCGCGGCCGGGGTGGCCCGGGGCTGGCCGGTGCTGCTCGGGGTGCTGCTGCTGGGCATCGCGGCGACCGTGCCGCTCGGCGCCGCACTGGGCTCGCTCTTCGAGAACCCCCGGCTGGTCAACGGGGTCGGTATGTTCCCGGTCATGGGGCTGACCGCGATCTCCGGGGTGTTCTACCCGGTGACGGCGCTGCCCGAGTGGGTGCAGGCGATCGCCCAGGTCTTCCCGATCTACTGGATGGCGCTGGGCATGCGCGCCGCCCTGCTGCCGGACGCCATGCTCGCGGTGGAGGTCGGCGAGTCCTGGCGGACGCTGGAGACGGTGGGCGTGCTCGGCGCCTGGACTGTGCTCGGTATGGTGCTCGCTCCGGTACTGCTCCGCCGGATGGCGCGCCGGGTCAGCGGAGCCAAGGTCGAGGCGGCGCGGCAGAAGGCGATGCAGCGTGTCTGA